DNA sequence from the Malus sylvestris chromosome 10, drMalSylv7.2, whole genome shotgun sequence genome:
CACAGCTCTGTAGAGCTAGCCAAGGGAAGATGGTTGAATCAATTCCACGGTTATTTTGACAGTTACGGTTCATTCGATCGACGTTGTTGCGACGAAAGGAAATGTTCGTGTAATTTTACCGTTGCAGGTGTTGTTTCTATTTGTTCTGAGTTCCACATCATGGATGGTTATGTTGAAGCTGAAGCGATTTGTTCTCTTTTCCCTCAGTAGACAATTGATGTGAAATAATGTAAGCagatcatttttaattttttcatgcTTTAGTTTTAAGCCTATGTTTGCGATAAGTGTTTTCTGTCAAATAAAAATGCTTACGGGTCGGCATTTTGACAGAGTTTTAAGTGTTTATGGATAGGAAAAGTGCTTTGTGGAAAAGCAATCACATTGAGCACTTCCAAGTGCTTTTTTTCGAAGCACATGGGACTTTTTAACAAGAATTTCGACCTGCTTATAGCTACCCTAAAAGACGTCTCAGCGAGTAAAACGGAAAATTTGAGCATTACGAGCTTTCAACTGTAACAAAATGTGCAAGAAAAAACAAgtgtggtgctatccacactccctattaatttctatcatttgatcttctttaattcattcgatttgACGGCGGAAAAAAAGGTGTGGGGAAGGAAAAAAAGGGGTGTGTAGCACCACTCAAAAACAATACATATCAGTGGAGATCTTTCTATATATTACAAAGCCGAAAATCCATACTAAATGCCAGATAAATATACCAAAAGCTATAACCCTCATCAACCTGGCTTTCCTCGAGATCTGATTAATCTTGGTGAAGTTCCTCCACGGGTGGTGGTGCAAATCTCACATTCGGTCGTGCCACCACAACAGGGTCATCGGCAAATAGTGCTTTGATAAGTGAAGGGGTTCTCAAGGGCCGGCGACCTGTCATTCGTGGGTAAACATCTTCTAGAAAGTAATAGGCATGACCGGCAATCATTCCCTgattaaacaaaaagaaaatggatTAGCACATGAAAACCTCGAAACCTTAAAGCATTGTGCAGATTCATGAACGATTTATGTGTGAATTAACAGTAACACAACCGATTTTGAAACTACCAGAATACTAAATTGAAATATCAATAACAGTGCAGAGTCCTAGAAAAGATAACGCACCAAAAGATCCACCCAAGGGCTAGCTCCGACAAAGACGGAGAATGTCAGAAGAACCTGGTGGAAAAACGAAAGAATTGTTTCAGGATAACTCGTGTAAGATTAATTCCAAAGAGATATACGTTCAACAACAGAAATCAAGAAAACAATTCAAGATTACTGACCCAAGGTAGGTAAGCTGCTGTGAAGGTAAAGAGGCCCAAGAAGCTCATATGAATGAAAGGATTTTGCTTGCTCCACACATAGACCTGTAAAACAGGATGCATAAGAGTCCTCTAAAAACAATACGAACATACCAAACTTTGGAACAAATCCATTGAAACTCAACAAAGAAAATGTATCGAACCATCATGAACGTTAGTGAGTTGCTGAGGAATATAATCTTTGCAAACGACGCAGACAAATGAGGTATCATCCCTCCAACCAGAACTATCCCAGTCAACATAGTGGCACCAAATAAGAGCATATAAAAGAAATCCGCAGTCCGTCCTCGAAAAGAGTTCTCTTCAAGAAGCTTGCAGTACCGAGCAAGAAAGAACATGTGGAACATGAAATCCAAGTCTGGCAATGCCAAATATAAAACCatttcaagaagaaaaaaaacaaccagTTACAACTAACCGACAAGAATTTCGCTCCCAACAAATGAAAGTATTTTAAAAGTAGATAGTAGCAATTACCCATTTTCCGGAAGTAAAGGAAATTAGTAACGAGCCGCCAGAATTGATACTGCTTGACCACTAGATTAGGGTTCAAGTACAGATTGTGAGGAGAAATTATCTGCGAAAGTTCCCCGTTAAACGACGAAAACAATCAGTaaacaaagagaaagaagtAAGTACAAGAACTACCTAAAACCTTCCAAACTTCCAACAAATCCTATGAAGCATGAAAATTTCAACACAGAATCAACTAATTGTAAGATTTTATAGGGTGAGTGTAATCAAACCTtagtgtatttatatatatgccgACATCAAGATAAGAGATTATATGGCCACATAGATAAATGGAGGGAGGGAAAAACATTAAGTTATAATGTTTGAATTAGAGTTGGTTAACAACTCTAAGTTACTGGCAATAACCGAAACCCTAATGGGGGGTAGCACTTATTgttttttcatgtaaataacAGAGAGGTTCTTGGTCTCTTTTCTCGGTGTGATTCCAAAAGAAAATCAGTCCCATTGAAGGTTGTATTGTATCAAACACCAGAGAAGAGAAGGCTAAACCTAATATCCATGCATGATGTCTTCGACAGCAAGTATGTTTTCTTTATTCGTTTTAAGGTTTACTGGGGttgtatattattttatgttGGTTGTAGTTCAATGGCTTAACTGATTATGTCTTGGCCGTGAAGTATGAGATAAGTTAACACTAATAACTACTAAATCCAGAAcaaattagagaaaaaaaataaaattaatgctAAAATTTAATCCCAGCTGCTAGAATTTGATCCAGCTGCCAGAT
Encoded proteins:
- the LOC126585722 gene encoding derlin-2.2-like codes for the protein MAQAVEEWYKQMPVITRSYLTAAVLTNIGCTLDIISPHNLYLNPNLVVKQYQFWRLVTNFLYFRKMDLDFMFHMFFLARYCKLLEENSFRGRTADFFYMLLFGATMLTGIVLVGGMIPHLSASFAKIIFLSNSLTFMMVYVWSKQNPFIHMSFLGLFTFTAAYLPWVLLTFSVFVGASPWVDLLGMIAGHAYYFLEDVYPRMTGRRPLRTPSLIKALFADDPVVVARPNVRFAPPPVEELHQD